Within Bifidobacterium dentium JCM 1195 = DSM 20436, the genomic segment CACCTTTGACTATGGTCACCAGCACCGTGCCGTTGCTGTCGACGGCGTCTTCCTGTGAGACTTTGTCTTGGTTGAGCTGGTTCGGCACTTCCTGTTCGAGATAGTTGCCGATTGCCTGTTCGTCATAGGTCAGGGAGATCGTGCCCTTGTCCAGATCGGCATTCGGCTTGATCCAGGAAGCGACGACATCGACCGGCAGTTCGAAGGTCTTGTCCTTGCCGTTGTCGAGTACGATCTTGTTGTTCAATCGGGCGTTCGCTTCGTCGGTGGCCCGCTGTGCCGCGCTCACGCTGACCGGCATATCGACGTTCTTGTAGCTGATGGACGCGGTGCTGTTGCCACCCGGTACGTTGATGGCGTTCCGTACGGCGGTCAGTACCTTGTCGGTTTCAGGGGTGCGTCCCTCCCGGCCTTCCACGGTGGTGAAGGCCTGCTCATCGGAGTCATAGGAGATGGTGGAGGCGACCGCACGCTCATCCTCATCCACGAACTTGTCGGTCACATACGTGGTGAGATCAAGCTCGTTGGTCTGCGCCGCAAGCGGCACCTCGTTTTTGTCGAAAGGATTCACGGCATTGATGGCGGCCAGCACGCCATCGTCATCATGCTTGGCGGCAAGCAGATTGGAGACGGTCTTGTTGATGTTGACCGTCACGCCGAGATCGGTGAGCTTTGCCGTATCGGTGTTGCCATCATTGTCTTTGATGGTGATGGTGGTGCTCTTCACCGCGTCGCTGACGGTATCTTTCAGCTGCTCCCTGGTCTGCCCGGCAACGCTGGACCCGGCGA encodes:
- a CDS encoding L,D-transpeptidase, which gives rise to MSDEREQALAGDDTATIAPLPVAPAVFTPIEEIAMPEVKRKNKWPLIITLIVMGVMLLAAVSGFFVARWYFQDKAAPGVTFAGSSVAGQTREQLKDTVSDAVKSTTITIKDNDGNTDTAKLTDLGVTVNINKTVSNLLAAKHDDDGVLAAINAVNPFDKNEVPLAAQTNELDLTTYVTDKFVDEDERAVASTISYDSDEQAFTTVEGREGRTPETDKVLTAVRNAINVPGGNSTASISYKNVDMPVSVSAAQRATDEANARLNNKIVLDNGKDKTFELPVDVVASWIKPNADLDKGTISLTYDEQAIGNYLEQEVPNQLNQDKVSQEDAVDSNGTVLVTIVKGVDGLKVKNVSALTPKVVNALQGGQGATIPVESDVDAFDTVQKKSEYRIVVDRASQTATVYQNDQAVRTFPVCTGTAGKHETDLGTYYIYLKYNVQDMTGLNDDGSRYLSKGVKWVGYFNGGEGFHTASWNGYGIAHGDPVHYGSHGCVNMYEADAKWIYDNCPEGTVVQVVGAMPSGAVR